One window from the genome of Pyxicephalus adspersus chromosome 6, UCB_Pads_2.0, whole genome shotgun sequence encodes:
- the BPTF gene encoding nucleosome-remodeling factor subunit BPTF isoform X5, protein MRGRRGRPPKRPAVPVETPSAPPGLRSRLRGSSRGRWRRKAPSPPPPGPTGAPCGGRRRRGRGGGRGRAATSTRIVYDDSSDEEEKGRDTEDEDDEEEPPPEEDPLLMLDDDLDDADYQEDEDDASYCTDSSGYSGAPGRRRPRVHRPRSPVFEEKDVPPLELPKPSEDLLLPSEHLMNVIAIYEVLKNFGTVLRLSPFRFEDFCAALVSQEQCTLLAETHVALLKAVLREEDTSNTTFGPADLKDSVNSTLYFIDGMTWPEVLRVYCESDKEYHHVLPFQEVDDYPYGPIESKVKVLLFLVDQFLTTNIAREELMSEGVIQYDDHCRVCHKLGDLLCCETCSAVYHLECVKPPLEEVPEDEWQCEVCVAHKISGVIDCVAEIQKSKPYIRHEPIGYDRHRRKYWFVTRRIIVEDDSDKEKKVWYYSTKPQLEELMDCLDKSHYETDLCKTLEDLREEIHQHMDITEELTNKAKGNNRSYLSVVNEEIMERVKAKQDEVEKNKISSDGEKSSEAAVSEGESNKEANPISTPECQGLEQKGEAAGDKSSAENPSPINGSKPAESPAKDSEHKMEQSNKGTDGSTDLSSTTASEAAESSSAPPASHSSSDDSGTKTATPDQQGDTQPKKEDTAPMEVKADKSPAEAAETPGIGKTPSRMVTRLRNPDSKLSLLKNHQGIAAVHEANKIFKDGREVLVVNSQGEISRLSTRKEVVMRGILSTYFKLGQEGKYRVYHNQYTTNSYALNKHQHREDHDKRRHLAHKFCLSPTGEFKWNGSVHGSKILTISTLRLTIVQLENNIPAPFLHPNWASHRSNWIKAVQMCSKPREFALALAILECAIKPVVMLPIWKDSLGHTRLRRMTSMEREEKDKGKKKERKQEEDETMQQATWVKYTFPIKHQVWKQKGEEYRVTGYGGWCWISKTHVHRFVSRLPGNTNVNYRKNLEKSSDNADSKMEVEESKPDPPKVKAVKREEEEEEDQRDQIKQQIEASEREKMIDQDTGTPEKDQEDAEQIKEEPMEVDSSSSKEEIFSDADLINVSLGFQMRTWYKKKVKTSRLDGLLDRRVKQFTLEEKQRIERLKLDSATKQTGVVVSEGTKPKSETDNELRIAAKPVARKLDMDLADGPGADAAIPCTDKTPGSQVQAPSKSTCSGQDPGSKPSTSGAGSLPSESSKAADEKQDISQNSSQIVDVPTDKRETKEVTNSSADKLPENCSSNAPTVGPSSTSCLSQDKDQGCLENSPSVPSELIQEKDCSNSVNNKPEVPGEIKNSTVVREEANCSKLDSRNQEVTHSELVSENCPMAGTSDQEASRDSVMDDSKQSSNGEQIQDVRTSAGIKGSECLDIKCNNVHSQEGKEEVAPQVNGKDVFLGKDLSQSVRGYRNNPKEQITDHDVRGKEPGTKPFINGDVNLEDIEGKNGVSAPLSPSQGEDMGKTEKEKVSSNSETHTGSGPPVVKNLDVNNDSGDQPIPNTASGVKENSDPQKILSPVISGEESSLSNDSAEQNGLPVNIVNGEDKIHTVVTETTTTTSTVSTSRTVVEMDGGGSSKQVTTVSSTENISLTTTTTTVTKVVSPDATDGVVSVKELSKTVVTKTVADSVSTSEGTQSSSITVSKEYTTKDRVRLMKFTKSKKSRSGTALPSYRKFVTKSNKKSIFVLPLDDLKKISRKGGIREVPAFNYNAKPAHDIWPYPSPRPTFGITWRYRLQTVKSLAGVSLMLRLLWASLRWDDMAAKPPPGSGITRTESTETEITTTEIIKRRDVGPYGIRSEYCVRKIICPIGVPEAPKETPTPQRKGLRSSALRPKRPETPKQTGPIIMETWVPEEELDLWEIKCFSERIEKEKLQSGELGKGSDLKKGEDGKAHMEAQLKQQRLSAQQKRLEQQKQQPLGGSTISTSTAVSSTATPLSTAHKVVVGSIASPVTPRTKVVLATKVGSPATVSFQQGKNFHQTFATWVKQGQTTSGVVQVQQKVLGIIPTSTAGQQTFTTFQPRTATVSIRPNSLGTSVTTNTTQQVINAGSQIRAGMTVIRTPSLQQSTLGKPIMRTPLMVQQGIIQSGQPQQVVTQIIRGQPVTTTMPIGTTVSSGGQKVGTPVQQAQPQATTPQAVRPPQHGQVKLTMAQLTQLTQQQGGNQSLTVVVQGQGQTTGQLQLIPQGVTVIPTPGQQLMQAAMPNGTIQRFLFTPLPPGTTAVTTAAVTSTPSTTTTTTTAAPVPTSGGQSAQPLPPPLASAQSIASSNQTTVPPPSQLSVQSQSSPQVAPQQIQTSQVQSSTPSEENQSKEHLQMTVGVPEPAPETQQPKESQPVISVQSPVSAEAKTGTSQIPLQACLPQVAVQMPPPTSLQGQTQLVSRPQVQTLSPAVSQTQTSIQMTLPTTFHIQSPLSQQPIQTVAQSNPQTIIQPPSQMTVQSPSRAQLQIQPTQTQVITVPQLHQQVQVLSHLPSQVVAQLQQGGISQQIKLQLPFQIQQTGTAQPHQIQNVVTVQASSVQEHLQRIKQMQEQQLKKKQQEVKREPATQGTNQSDIIQKQVVMKQNAVIEHLKQKKTMTPVEREENQRMIVCNQVMKCILDKIDKEEKQAAKKRKREENVEQKKSKQNASRLSALLFKHKEQLKAEILKKRALLDKELQIEVQEELKKDLSKIKKEKERAQAVALAAAAPPPPPPPPPPPPPPPPPPPPPSMPSPPPSMPSPPQTTHKPTPTSPTSGSTSVSSHKRKREEEKESPPSKSKKKKMISTTSKDSKKDNKIYCICKTPYDESKFYIGCDRCQNWFHGRCVGILQSEAECIDEYVCPECQSTEDAMTILSPLTDKDYEGLKRFLRSLQTHKEAWPFLEAVDPEDAPDYYVVIKEPMDLSTMEERIRTRYYKKLTEFVADMTKIFDNCRYYNSSESLFCKSADALEKFFVQKLKVFKASRL, encoded by the exons ATGCGAGGCCGGCGGGGGAGACCTCCGAAAAGGCCGGCCGTTCCGGTTGAGACCCCCTCAGCACCCCCCGGCCTCCGCTCCAGGCTGAGGGGGAGCAGCCGCGGCCGCTGGAGGAGGAAGGCGCCGTCCCCCCCGCCGCCCGGTCCGACCGGAGCCCCCTGTGGAGGCCGCCGGAGGAGAGGGCGGGGAGGAGGCCGAGGCCGGGCCGCCACAAGCACCAGGATAGTGTACGATGACAGCAGCGACGAGGAGGAGAAAGGCCGGGACACCGAGGATGAGGATGACGAGGAGGAGCCCCCCCCGGAGGAGGACCCGCTGCTCATGCTGGACGACGACCTGGACGATGCCGACTAtcaggaggatgaggatgacgCCAGCTACTGCACCGACTCCAGCGGATACAGCGGGGCCCCGG GAAGGAGAAGACCCAGAGTGCACAGGCCTCGCTCCCCGGTATTTGAGGAGAAGGACGTCCCACCTCTGGAGCTCCCCAAGCCTTCAGAAGATTTGCTGCTGCCCTCCGAGCACCTGATGAACGTAATAGCGATCTATGAGGTGCTGAAGAACTTTGGCACAGTTCTTCGCCTCTCCCCTTTCCGCTTCGAGGACTTCTGTGCCGCTCTCGTAAGCCAGGAACAGTGCACCCTGCTGGCCGAGACACACGTTGCCCTATTAAAGGCCGTCCTTCGAGAAGAGGACACCTCCAATACTACCTTTGGACCCGCTGATTTAAAGGACAGCGTCAACTCCACCCTGTACTTTATTGATGGCATGACATGGCCTGAGGTGCTACGCGTTTATTGTGAAAGCGACAAGGAGTATCATCACGTTCTTCCCTTTCAGGAAGTGGACGATTATCCCTACGGACCTATAGAGAGTAAGGTGAAGGTCCTTCTATTCCTCGTAGACCAGTTCCTCACCACGAACATAGCCCGCGAGGAGTTAATGTCTGAAGGGGTCATCCAGTATGACGACCATTGCCGTGTGTGCCACAAACTGGGGGACTTGCTGTGCTGCGAGACCTGCTCTGCTGTCTACCACTTGGAGTGTGTTAAGCCGCCTCTGGAGGAAGTACCGGAGGACGAGTGGCAGTGCGAGGTGTGCGTCGCCCACAAAATTTCCGGGGTGATTGATTGCGTAGCCGAAATCCAAAAAAGCAAGCCTTACATAAGGCACGAGCCCATCGGCTATGACCGCCACAGACGGAAATACTGGTTTGTAACCAGACGCATCATTGT AGAAGATGATTCCGATAAGGAGAAGAAGGTCTGGTACTACAGTACGAAGCCACAGCTGGAGGAACTGATGGATTGCCTGGATAAGTCACATTATGAGACCGACCTCTGTAAAACCCTGGAGGACCTCCGAGAAGAAATCCACCAACATATGGATATCACGGAGGAACTGACCAACAAGGCAAAGGGGAACAACCGCTCCTATCTGTCAGTGGTGAATG AGGAGATAATGGAACGTGTGAAAGCCAAGCAGGATGAAGTAGAGAAGAATAAGATCTCATCAGATGGAGAGAAATCATCGGAGGCCGCTGTATCCGAGGGTGAGAGCAACAAGGAGGCAAATCCCATCTCCACACCAGAGTGCCAGGGGCTGGAGCAGAAAGGAG AGGCAGCGGGTGATAAAAGCAGCGCCGAGAACCCTTCACCCATCAATGGCAGCAAACCTGCAGAGTCCCCAGCTAAAGACTCTGAACACAAGATGGAACAGAGCAACAAAGGGACAGACGGCAGTACTGACCTATCCTCTACTACAGCTTCAG aagCTGCAGAGTCCTCCAGTGCACCTCCTGCATCCCATTCTAGTAGTGATGACAGCGGTACCAAGACTGCCACACCTGACCAGCAGGGGGACACTCAGCCTAAGAAAGAGGATACAG cTCCTATGGAGGTGAAAGCAGACAAAAGTCCTGCAGAAGCAGCTGAGACGCCAGGAATTGGAAAGACGCCCTCAAGGATGGTGACCAGACTACGGAACCCAGACAGCAAGTTAAGTCTGTTGAAGAATCACCAGGGCATTGCTGCAGTCCATGAAGCTAATAAGATTTTTAAGGATGGCAGAGAG GTCCTGGTGGTGAATTCCCAAGGAGAAATCTCACGGCTGAGCACCCGGAAGGAAGTGGTGATGAGGGGCATTCTCAGCACTTATTTCAAATTGGGGCAAGAAGGCAAGTACCGCGTATATCACAATCAGTACACCACCAACTCGTATGCACTGAATAAGCACCAGCACCGGGAAGACCATGACAAGCGGAGGCATTTGGCTCACAAGTTCTGCTTGTCACCCACCGGAGAGTTCAAGTGGAATGGCTCTGTGCATGGGTCCAAGATTCTTACTATATCCACGCTGAGACTGACTATTGTCCAACTGGAAAACAATATCCCCGCACCTTTCCTGCATCCCAATTGGGCCTCTCACAG ATCAAACTGGATCAAGGCTGTCCAGATGTGCAGCAAACCCCGTGAATTTGCACTGGCGCTAGCAATACTGGAGTGTGCTATTAAACCTGTTGTCATGTTACCTATATGGAAAGATTCTTTGGGCCACACCAG GTTACGGAGGATGACTTCCatggaaagagaagagaaggacAAGGGAAAGAAGAAGGAGCGGAAGCAGGAGGAAGATGAAACAATGCAGCAGGCTACTTGGGTCAAGTACACGTTCCCCATAAAACATCAG gtatggaaacaaaaaggagAAGAATACAGGGTCACCGGTTATGGAGGATGGTGCTGGATTAGTAAAACTCATGTCCACCGATTTGTATCGCGCCTTCCTGGGAACACCAATGTGAACTACAGGAAGAATTTGG AAAAaagcagtgacaatgctgatagcaAAATGGAGGTGGAGGAAAGTAAACCAGATCCACCAAAAGTAAAAGCTGtaaaaagagaagaggaggaggaggaagaccagAGGGACCAAATTAAACAGCAAATTGAGGCCAGTGAGAGAGAAAAGATGATAGACCAAGACACTGGGACACCAGAGAAAG ATCAAGAAGATGCTGAGCAGATCAAGGAGGAGCCAATGGAAGTGGATTCATCATCTTCGAAAGAAGAGATTTTTTCTGATGCAGAtttaataaatgtcagccttGGTTTTCAGATGAGGACATGGTATAAAAAGAAGGTGAAAACCTCTCGGCTAGACGGCCTTTTGGACAGGAGAGTCAAACAGTTTACACTTGAAGAAAAACAGCGGATTGAGAGACTTAAATTAGACAGTGCCACCAAACAGACTGGGGTTGTTGTATCTGAGGGCACTAAACCTAAATCTGAGACTGATAACGAGTTACGCATTGCTGCCAAACCTGTAGCCAGGAAACTGGATATGGATCTTGCTGATGGTCCTGGGGCAGATGCTGCTATTCCCTGTACAGATAAAACTCCAGGCTCGCAGGTTCAAGCCCCCTCAAAGAGCACCTGTTCTGGACAGGATCCAGGTAGCAAGCCAAGTACAAGCGGTGCAGGGTCTTTGCCGAGTGAATCCAGCAAAGCTGCGGACGAAAAGCAAGACATCAGTCAGAACTCTTCTCAGATTGTTGATGTTCCGACTGATAAAAGAGAAACCAAAGAGGTGACTAATAGCAGTGCGGATAAACTCCCTGAGAACTGTTCTTCCAATGCTCCTACAGTTGGGCCCTCATCTACATCATGTTTAAGCCAAGATAAAGACCAAGGTTGCCTAGAAAACTCTCCATCTGTTCCTAGCGAGCTCATTCAAGAAAAAGACTGTTCAAATTCTGTAAACAATAAGCCGGAGGTGCCTGGAGAAATCAAAAACTCCACTGTGGTCAGGGAAGAGGCTAACTGCAGCAAACTAGACTCCAGAAATCAGGAAGTCACACATTCTGAGCTGGTATCAGAAAATTGTCCAATGGCAGGAACATCAGACCAAGAAGCTTCACGTGACTCCGTAATGGACGATTCAAAGCAGTCTTCTAATGGAGAGCAAATTCAGGATGTAAGGACTAGTGCTGGAATCAAAGGCTCTGAATGCCTTGAcataaaatgcaataatgttCATTCACAAGAGGGAAAGGAGGAAGTCGCTCCTCAAGTTAATGGTAAGGACGTATTTTTGGGTAAAGACTTGAGCCAGAGCGTTCGTGGTTACCGGAATAACCCAAAAGAGCAGATTACAGATCATGATGTAAGGGGAAAAGAACCAGGAACAAAACCCTTCATAAATGGAGATGTTAATTTGGAAGATATAGAAGGAAAAAATGGAGTCTCTGCACCATTGTCTCCAAGTCAGGGTGAAGACATGGGAAAGACAGAGAAGGAAAAGGTATCATCCAATTCTGAGACACACACTGGGTCTGGACCCCCTGTGGTAAAGAACCTGGATGTGAATAATGACTCCGGTGACCAACCAATACCTAATACTGCTTCTGGTGTAAAGGAGAATAGCGACCCTCAGAAAATCTTATCACCTGTCATCTCAGGAGAAGAATCTAGTCTGAGTAATGATTCTGCTGAGCAGAATGGTTTGCCAGTGAATATAGTCAATGGGGAGGACAAAATCCATACTGTAGTTACAGAAACGACCACTACAACATCCACTGTCTCAACGTCAAGGACTGTGGTTGAGATGGATGGTGGGGGGTCTTCTAAGCAAGTTACAACAGTTTCTTCTACAGAAAATATTTCTCTGACAACTACAACCACTACTGTTACTAAAGTTGTGTCGCCGGATGCCACCGACGGTGTTGTCTCTGTAAAGGAGCTTAGTAAAACTGTGGTTACCAAAACTGTTGCAGATTCTGTGAGCACCTCCGAGGGGACGCAGTCATCTTCTATCACTGTAAGCAAAGAGTACACCACCAAGGACCGCGTCCGACTTATGAAATTCACAAAAAGCAAGAAGTCCAGGTCTGGAACAGCTCTCCCTTCATACCGGAAGTTTGTCACCAAGAGTAACAAAAAGAGCATATTTGTCCTTCCGCTCGATGACCTCAAGAAGATCTCCCGTAAGGGAGGAATCCGAGAAGTCCCAGCATTCAACTACAATGCTAAACCAGCGCATGATATCTGGCCATATCCTTCTCCACGGCCTACGTTTGGTATAACATGGAG GTATCGGCTTCAGACGGTGAAATCTCTTGCTGGAGTGAGTCTCATGCTTCGCCTCCTGTGGGCAAGTTTACGTTGGGATGATATGGCAGCCAAACCTCCTCCTGGAAGTGGCATCACACGAACAG aatCGACTGAAACGGAGATCACCACCACGGAAATAATCAAGAGACGAGATGTTGGTCCGTATGGCATCCGGTCAGAGTATTGTGTTAGGAAGATCATTTGCCCAATCGGTGTTCCAGAGGCACCTAAAG AAACTCCAACTCCACAAAGGAAGGGCCTTCGATCGAGTGCTCTGCGACCCAAAAGGCCTGAAACTCCAAAACAGACTGGCCCAATCATTATGGAGACCTGGGTTCCAGAGGAGGAGCTGGACCTTTGGGAGATCAAGTGCTTCTCTGAAAG GATTGAGAAGGAGAAGCTTCAGTCTGGTGAGCTGGGGAAAGGTTCTGATTTGAAGAAGGGTGAAGATGGCAAGGCTCATATGGAAGCTCAGCTGAAACAGCAACGTCTGTCTGCCCAGCAG AAACGTCTGGAACAGCAGAAACAGCAGCCGTTGGGGGGCAGCACCATCAGCACAAGCACTGCAGTAAGCAGCACAGCCACCCCGCTCTCCACCGCTCATAAGGTTGTTGTGGGCTCTATCGCTAGCCCTGTGACTCCCAGGACCAAAGTGGTACTCGCCACAAAGGTCGGCTCTCCTGCCACTGTGTCCTTCCAGCAAGGCAAAAATTTCCACCAGACATTTGCCACATGGGTCAAGCAAGGACAGACAACATCAG GGGTGGTTCAGGTACAGCAGAAGGTATTGGGGATTATTCCAACCAGCACAGCTGGCCAGCAAACTTTCACCACTTTCCAACCACGGACAGCAACCGTCTCCATCCGTCCTAACAGCCTGGGAACTTCAGTGACCACCAACACCACACAACAG GTTATCAATGCAGGGTCCCAGATCAGAGCAGGGATGACGGTGATCAGGACGCCATCTTTGCAACAGTCCACTCTTGGGAAACCCATCATGAGAACTCCACTGATGGTGCAGCAAGGAATCATTCAGTCTG gtcaaCCCCAGCAGGTGGTGACCCAGATCATCCGAGGCCAACCTGTCACCACCACAATGCCAATCGGGACCACAGTTTCCAGCGGTGGGCAGAAGGTTGGCACACCTGTGCAGCAAGCCCAGCCACAGGCAACAACACCGCAAGCTGTACGACCGCCTCAGCACGGGCAAGTTAAACTGACCATGGCACAGCTGACCCAGCTCACCCAGCAACAG GGCGGGAACCAGAGCCTTACTGTTGTGGTCCAGGGTCAGGGCCAGACCACTGGGCAGCTACAGCTCATTCCACAGGGAGTGACGGTCATTCCCACACCAGGGCAGCAGCTAATGCAGGCTGCAATGCCAAATGGCACCATACAGAGGTTTCTGTTTACACCGCTTCCACCAGGGACCACAGCTGTGACAACAGCGGCGGTGACATCAACACCTTctaccaccactaccaccaccacag CAGCCCCAGTCCCGACATCTGGAGGTCAGAGCGCTCAGCCATTGCCCCCTCCGCTTGCTTCAGCACAGTCCATTGCATCCAGTAATCAGACCACGGTACCGCCCCCCTCTCAGCTTTCTGTCCAGTCGCAGTCTTCACCTCAGGTTGCACCCCAGCAAATACAAACATCTCAGGTGCAGTCTTCAACCCCTTCAGAGGAGAATCAGTCAAAAGAACATCTCCAGATGACAGTCGGTGTTCCAGAACCAGCACCAGAGACACAACAACCCAAAGAATCACAACCAGTAATTTCTGTCCAATCCCCTGTGTCGGCAGAGGCAAAGACGGGAACTTCACAAATTCCTCTCCAGGCTTGCTTGCCACAAGTGGCTGTCCAGATGCCTCCTCCGACATCTTTACAAGGTCAAACTCAACTTGTAAGTCGGCCTCAAGTTCAGACCTTATCGCCTGCTGTCAGCCAGACTCAAACCTCGATCCAAATGACCCTGCCAACCACTTTCCACATTCAGTCGCCGCTTTCTCAACAGCCCATCCAGACTGTTGCCCAATCAAACCCTCAGACTATCATCCAGCCACCCAGTCAGATGACAGTGCAGTCTCCATCACGTGCCCAGCTGCAGATCCAACCCACCCAGACCCAGGTGATCACAGTGCCGCAGCTCCACCAACAGGTCCAAGTCCTCTCCCACCTTCCTTCACAAGTAGTGGCTCAGCTCCAACAAGGAGGCATTTCCCAGCAGATAAAACTACAGCTGCCCTTCCAAATCCAACAGACGGGGACCGCACAGCCCCACCAGATTCAGAATGTGGTAACTGTGCAAGCTTCCAGTGTTCAGGAGCACTTACAGAGGATAAAACAGATGCAGGAGCAACAGCTGAaaaagaaacagcaggaggtGAAACGTGAGCCTGCTACACAGGGCACCAACCAGAGCGACATCATCCAGAAGCAG GTGGTGATGAAGCAGAATGCAGTCATTGAGCACCTAAAACAGAAGAAAACTATGACTCCAGTGGAGAGAGAAGAAAATCAGAG GATGATCGTGTGTAACCAGGTGATGAAATGTATCCTGGACAAGATCGATAAGGAGGAAAAGCAGGCGGCTAAGAAGAGGAAACGCGAGGAGAATGTAGAACAAAAGAAGAGCAAGCAGAATGCCAGCCGGCTCTCCGCCCTTCTCTTTAAACACAAAGAGCAACTGAAGGCTGAGATCCTGAAGAAGAGAGCGCTGCTGGACAAAGAGTTACAGATTGAGGTCCAG GAGGAACTAAAGAAAGATTTGAGTAAAAtcaagaaagaaaaggagagagcCCAGGCTGTGGCTTTGGCTGCTGCTgcgccgcctcctcctccgccgccgccaccaccaccaccacctcctcctcctcctccaccaccgcCTTCAATGCCCTCACCACCGCCTTCAATGCCCTCACCACCACAAACCACCCACAAGCCAACCCCCACCTCACCAACATCTGGCTCCACCAGTGTGTCTTCCCataagaggaagagagaagaggagaaagaatcCCCTCCTTCCAAGtctaagaaaaagaaaatgatctcCACTACCTCAAAAGATTCCAAGAAAGACAACAAGATCTACTGCATCTGCAAGACACCCTACGACGAATCCAA